A stretch of Aerococcaceae bacterium zg-252 DNA encodes these proteins:
- a CDS encoding histidine phosphatase family protein: protein MKRLFLMRHGQTLFNVQKRIQGACDSPLTELGKEQAQAAHDYFVERGIKFDAAFSSTQERASDTLEIVLTKGEPYTRLKGIKEWNFGQFEAQPEFLNPKHQAGAKTYGDYFVAYGGESSDKVANRMRETIANTLDSVEGENVIMVSHGGAMWTFYVSLNLVKEPVPIMPNCAIYEYTYENGQFDIVQIIDPITRQIYEINK from the coding sequence ATGAAACGCTTATTTTTAATGCGACATGGACAGACATTGTTTAATGTGCAGAAACGTATTCAAGGAGCTTGTGATTCGCCGCTAACAGAACTAGGTAAAGAACAAGCTCAAGCTGCTCATGATTATTTTGTTGAGCGAGGCATTAAATTTGATGCTGCATTTTCTTCTACACAGGAAAGAGCGAGTGATACATTAGAAATCGTATTGACAAAAGGAGAACCATATACACGTTTAAAAGGGATTAAAGAATGGAATTTTGGACAATTTGAAGCCCAACCAGAATTTTTAAATCCAAAACATCAAGCAGGTGCAAAAACTTATGGGGATTACTTTGTAGCTTATGGTGGAGAGTCAAGTGATAAAGTCGCTAATCGAATGCGTGAAACCATTGCTAACACTTTAGATTCCGTAGAGGGTGAAAATGTGATAATGGTATCTCATGGTGGTGCGATGTGGACATTTTATGTTTCGCTCAATTTGGTAAAAGAGCCTGTTCCGATAATGCCTAACTGTGCGATTTACGAATATACATATGAAAATGGACAATTTGATATTGTTCAAATTATTGACCCAATAACTAGACAGATTTATGAAATAAATAAATAG
- a CDS encoding 6-phospho-beta-glucosidase: MSEIKTFPDGFLWGGATAANQCEGAYNVDGRGLANVDVVPIGPDRFPIITGEKKMFDFEDGYFYPAKEAIDMYHHFKEDIALFGEMGFKTYRLSIAWSRIFPKGDEEEPNEKGLQFYEDLFKECHKHGIEPLVTITHFDCPMHLIEKYGGWRNRKMLTFYERLCRTLFTRYKGLVKYWLTFNEINMILHAPFMGAGLYFEPGENKTQVKYQAAHHELVASARATQIAHEIDPENKVGCMLAAGQYYPNTAHPRDYWEAMQEDRENYFFIDVQARGEYPNYALKKFEKENIHVEMTEDDLTLLKNHTVDFISFSYYSSRVASGDPAEKEKTAGNIFASIKNPYLEASEWGWQIDPLGLRITMNAIWDRYQKPLFIVENGLGAVDTSDENGYVEDDYRIAYLKSHIQAMRDAINEDGVPLLGYTTWGCIDLVSAGTGEMKKRYGFIYVDRDNDGNGTLKRTKKKSFHWYKEVIATNGASVE; encoded by the coding sequence ATGTCAGAAATTAAAACATTTCCAGACGGATTTTTATGGGGTGGTGCTACGGCAGCGAACCAATGTGAAGGTGCATATAATGTTGACGGGCGGGGATTAGCAAACGTTGATGTGGTACCGATTGGTCCAGACCGTTTCCCAATTATTACGGGTGAGAAAAAGATGTTCGACTTTGAAGACGGCTATTTCTACCCTGCAAAAGAAGCGATTGATATGTATCATCATTTCAAAGAAGATATTGCGTTATTTGGCGAAATGGGATTTAAAACATATCGTCTATCGATTGCGTGGTCACGTATTTTCCCTAAAGGTGATGAAGAAGAGCCAAATGAAAAAGGCTTACAATTTTACGAAGATTTATTCAAAGAGTGCCATAAGCATGGGATTGAACCATTAGTGACGATTACACACTTTGACTGTCCGATGCATTTAATTGAGAAATATGGTGGTTGGCGTAATCGTAAAATGTTAACTTTCTACGAACGTTTATGCCGCACATTATTTACACGATATAAAGGATTAGTAAAATACTGGTTAACTTTCAATGAAATTAATATGATTTTACATGCACCATTTATGGGAGCAGGTTTATATTTTGAACCAGGTGAAAATAAAACACAAGTAAAATATCAAGCAGCTCATCATGAATTAGTGGCAAGTGCACGTGCGACACAAATTGCACATGAGATTGACCCAGAAAACAAAGTAGGTTGTATGTTGGCTGCCGGACAGTATTATCCAAATACGGCACATCCAAGAGATTATTGGGAAGCGATGCAAGAAGACCGTGAAAATTACTTCTTTATCGATGTTCAAGCCCGTGGTGAATATCCAAACTACGCATTGAAGAAATTCGAAAAAGAAAATATTCATGTAGAGATGACTGAAGACGATTTAACTTTATTAAAAAATCATACTGTTGACTTTATTTCATTCTCTTATTACTCAAGTCGTGTGGCTTCTGGCGACCCAGCTGAAAAAGAAAAAACAGCAGGCAATATTTTTGCGTCAATTAAAAATCCATACTTAGAAGCGAGCGAATGGGGTTGGCAAATTGACCCATTAGGTTTGCGTATTACGATGAATGCTATCTGGGACCGTTATCAAAAACCATTGTTTATTGTAGAAAATGGTTTAGGTGCTGTGGATACATCAGATGAAAATGGCTATGTGGAAGATGATTATCGTATAGCTTACTTGAAATCACATATTCAAGCGATGCGTGATGCGATTAATGAAGACGGTGTGCCATTATTAGGTTACACAACTTGGGGCTGTATTGATTTAGTATCAGCTGGTACTGGTGAAATGAAAAAACGTTATGGTTTCATCTATGTAGACCGAGATAATGACGGAAATGGGACTTTAAAACGTACGAAGAAAAAATCATTCCACTGGTATAAAGAAGTTATCGCAACTAATGGAGCTAGCGTAGAGTAA
- a CDS encoding glycoside hydrolase family 1 protein: MTVFPKGFLWGGATAANQLEGAYNEDGKGLSVQDVTPQGFFGPSTAEPTEDNLKLVGIDFYHRYKEDIALIAEMGFKVFRLSIGWSRIFPKGDELEPNEAGLAFYDRVFDELEKYGIEPLVTLSHYETPLHLAREYNGWANRDLISFYERYVRTVFERYQNRVKYWLTFNEVNSVLHAPFMSGGIATPLEELSKQDLYQAVHHELVASALATKIAHEINPEMKVGCMVLSMPAYPMTSHPLDQLAVRQFSNQNYLFSDIHARGKYPNYIKRFFKENNIEIQFADGDEELLLNHTVDFISFSYYMSAVQAHNPEKYSSGQGNILGGINNPYLEASEWGWQIDPVGLRLVLNDFYDRYQLPLFIVENGLGAKDVLVDGPNGPTVEDDYRIDYLQKHLQQVGEAIQDGVEVMGYTTWGCIDLVSASTAQMSKRYGFIYVDRHDDGTGTLNRYKKKSFDWYKEVIATNGESLY; this comes from the coding sequence ATGACAGTATTTCCTAAAGGATTTTTATGGGGTGGGGCAACAGCTGCTAACCAATTAGAAGGTGCTTATAATGAAGACGGTAAAGGCTTAAGTGTACAAGATGTGACACCACAAGGCTTTTTTGGGCCAAGTACAGCTGAGCCGACTGAAGATAACTTAAAATTAGTAGGAATTGATTTTTATCATCGCTATAAAGAAGATATTGCATTGATTGCAGAAATGGGCTTTAAAGTATTCCGTTTATCAATCGGTTGGAGCCGTATTTTCCCTAAAGGTGATGAGTTAGAGCCAAATGAAGCAGGTTTAGCGTTTTATGACCGAGTATTTGATGAGCTAGAAAAATATGGAATTGAACCATTAGTTACTTTATCGCATTATGAAACACCACTTCACTTAGCTCGTGAATACAATGGCTGGGCGAATCGTGATTTAATTTCATTTTATGAGCGTTATGTTCGGACAGTGTTTGAGCGTTATCAAAATCGTGTGAAATACTGGTTAACTTTCAATGAAGTGAACTCAGTGTTACATGCTCCATTTATGAGTGGGGGGATTGCGACACCACTTGAAGAATTATCAAAACAAGATTTGTATCAAGCGGTACATCATGAATTAGTAGCGTCAGCTTTAGCAACTAAAATTGCACATGAAATTAATCCTGAAATGAAAGTAGGTTGTATGGTATTATCGATGCCAGCCTATCCAATGACATCTCATCCATTGGACCAATTAGCTGTGCGACAATTTTCAAACCAAAACTATTTATTCTCTGATATTCATGCACGTGGGAAATATCCTAACTATATTAAACGTTTCTTCAAAGAAAATAATATTGAGATTCAGTTTGCTGACGGTGACGAAGAATTGCTATTAAACCATACGGTTGACTTTATTTCGTTCTCATACTATATGAGTGCCGTACAAGCACACAATCCAGAAAAATATTCTTCTGGTCAAGGAAATATTTTAGGTGGTATTAATAACCCTTACTTAGAAGCATCTGAATGGGGCTGGCAAATTGACCCAGTTGGTTTACGCTTAGTTTTAAATGATTTTTATGACCGTTATCAATTGCCTTTATTTATCGTTGAAAATGGTTTAGGTGCTAAGGATGTTTTAGTGGACGGACCAAATGGTCCAACAGTTGAAGATGATTACCGAATTGATTACTTACAAAAACATTTACAACAAGTAGGGGAAGCGATTCAAGACGGTGTTGAAGTAATGGGGTATACAACATGGGGCTGTATCGACTTAGTATCAGCATCAACAGCTCAAATGAGTAAACGTTACGGATTTATTTATGTAGACCGTCATGATGACGGAACAGGTACGTTGAATCGCTATAAGAAAAAATCATTTGATTGGTACAAAGAAGTAATCGCAACCAATGGTGAAAGTTTATATTAG
- a CDS encoding sensor histidine kinase, which produces MKRPSLLIQLIVYVSIIMLLLLSIVGTIYYNTSSRVIQEATEQSTQHIISQSGRFVESYLKKLKETSNSLTTNDMIQRYAKNPTKENEDNLRSLLETVLATDPDLISAVVVTKSGHLVSTDDEISMETSSDMMREPWYQAAIHEHAMPVLTSARQNALQTNDKWVISITQEVVDSTGHNLAVIRLDITYDSLETYLDSLQLGMNGFTFIVNKNHQFVYHPKKSVYSSSEEMQAMQPYIETQNGYVEQDHSYVYQYEVPESNWLIIGVASMENLAELRQQILTSFIGTGGLALIISLLGIWFILRHWIQPLRDLQTTILAIGAGNANIRAEETGAPELVDLAQQFNLMLDQIDRLMLAIKEEEQNVRKYELQALSSQINPHFLYNTLDTIVWMAEFNDSRKVVEMTKSLAKYFRLALNQGNEQIALKDEIDHVRQYLFIQKQRYGDKLNYEIKEDSHFDNFKLPKLVLQPLVENAIYHGIKEIKENGLIRIKVESNPDFLVISIYDNGKGFIAQDSTENLLIKLGGVGLNNVDQRLRLQFGNRYRMEIESKQGSDTRVSLYFPLNN; this is translated from the coding sequence ATGAAACGCCCTTCCCTTTTAATACAGTTAATCGTCTATGTATCGATTATCATGTTATTACTACTTAGTATTGTAGGAACTATATATTACAATACTAGTTCTCGAGTTATTCAAGAAGCTACTGAACAAAGCACCCAACATATTATTTCTCAAAGTGGACGTTTTGTAGAATCCTATCTAAAAAAATTAAAAGAAACTTCTAATAGTCTAACTACCAATGATATGATTCAACGCTATGCAAAAAATCCGACAAAAGAGAACGAAGACAATCTACGCTCACTCTTGGAAACCGTATTAGCAACCGATCCGGATTTAATTTCTGCTGTTGTTGTCACTAAATCTGGTCATCTAGTATCGACTGATGATGAGATTAGTATGGAAACTTCCAGCGATATGATGCGAGAACCATGGTATCAAGCAGCCATTCATGAGCATGCAATGCCCGTCTTAACATCTGCAAGACAAAATGCACTTCAAACGAATGATAAATGGGTAATATCCATTACACAGGAAGTGGTAGACTCGACAGGACATAACTTAGCAGTAATTCGTTTAGATATTACTTATGATAGCTTAGAAACCTACTTGGACAGTTTACAATTAGGAATGAATGGCTTTACTTTTATCGTTAATAAAAATCATCAATTTGTTTATCATCCGAAAAAAAGTGTATATAGCTCCAGTGAAGAAATGCAAGCTATGCAGCCCTATATCGAAACTCAAAATGGATATGTTGAACAAGATCATTCCTATGTCTATCAATACGAAGTACCAGAATCTAATTGGCTAATCATCGGTGTAGCTTCTATGGAAAATTTAGCAGAACTACGCCAACAAATTCTTACTTCATTTATAGGTACAGGAGGACTTGCTCTCATTATTAGTCTTTTAGGTATTTGGTTTATTTTACGTCACTGGATTCAGCCATTGCGTGATTTACAAACAACTATTTTAGCGATTGGTGCTGGAAATGCTAATATTCGAGCGGAGGAAACAGGTGCCCCTGAATTAGTCGATTTAGCACAGCAATTTAATTTGATGCTTGATCAAATTGATAGATTAATGCTAGCAATTAAAGAAGAAGAACAAAATGTTCGCAAATATGAATTACAGGCACTTTCCAGTCAAATCAATCCTCATTTTCTCTACAATACCTTAGATACAATTGTGTGGATGGCTGAGTTTAATGATAGTCGAAAAGTCGTTGAGATGACAAAATCACTAGCAAAATATTTCCGTCTTGCTCTCAACCAAGGTAATGAACAAATTGCACTAAAAGATGAAATTGACCATGTGCGACAATATTTATTTATACAAAAGCAACGTTATGGTGATAAATTAAACTATGAAATTAAAGAAGATTCACATTTCGATAACTTCAAATTACCTAAACTCGTCTTGCAGCCATTAGTAGAAAATGCTATTTATCATGGTATCAAAGAGATTAAAGAAAATGGCTTGATTCGTATTAAGGTTGAATCAAACCCAGATTTTTTAGTAATTTCAATTTATGATAATGGAAAAGGCTTTATTGCTCAAGATTCAACTGAAAATTTATTAATCAAACTCGGTGGTGTCGGATTAAACAATGTTGATCAGCGCTTACGATTACAATTCGGCAATCGCTACCGTATGGAAATTGAGTCAAAACAAGGTAGTGATACACGTGTTTCGCTCTATTTCCCATTAAACAATTAA
- a CDS encoding Cof-type HAD-IIB family hydrolase, with protein MNKKIIFLDVDGTITNYSNQIPVSAIEAIRQARANGHLVYTVTGRSKAEMYQDILDIGFDGYIGGNGSYIESDDQVIFEQVMSAEDAKAVVDWLHQRGLEFYLESNSGLYASKNFVERGTPVFIEYSRYKGKENAEQTTVESAFPDMIYNGELYRDDLNKVSFILESYQDYLDAKEQFSHLKVGTWGGAGETALFGDIGVADVDKAKAIELLLEHLGMNRQDTFAFGDAKIDIPMLAYCDIGVAVDSGGDEIKAMADYITDAVDDNGIYNAFKHFGLI; from the coding sequence ATGAATAAAAAGATTATTTTCCTAGATGTAGATGGAACAATAACTAATTATTCAAATCAAATTCCTGTTTCTGCCATTGAAGCGATTCGGCAAGCACGAGCGAACGGTCATCTTGTTTATACGGTGACTGGTCGTTCTAAAGCTGAAATGTATCAAGATATTTTAGATATTGGCTTTGACGGTTACATCGGTGGTAATGGTTCGTATATTGAGTCGGATGACCAAGTAATTTTTGAACAAGTGATGAGTGCTGAAGATGCTAAAGCAGTGGTCGATTGGTTACATCAACGTGGATTAGAATTTTACTTAGAGTCAAATTCAGGTCTTTACGCATCTAAAAACTTTGTTGAGCGTGGAACTCCTGTTTTTATCGAGTATTCTCGCTATAAAGGAAAAGAGAATGCTGAACAAACAACGGTAGAATCAGCATTTCCAGATATGATTTATAATGGTGAATTATATCGTGATGATTTGAATAAGGTATCGTTCATTTTAGAGTCCTACCAAGATTATTTAGATGCTAAGGAACAGTTTAGTCATTTGAAAGTCGGTACATGGGGTGGTGCTGGCGAAACGGCTTTGTTCGGTGATATTGGAGTTGCCGATGTTGATAAGGCGAAAGCAATTGAGTTATTGCTAGAACATTTAGGCATGAATCGTCAAGATACATTTGCATTTGGTGACGCTAAAATTGATATTCCGATGTTAGCGTATTGTGATATTGGTGTTGCCGTTGATTCCGGTGGCGACGAAATAAAAGCAATGGCTGATTATATTACCGACGCAGTTGATGATAATGGTATTTATAATGCGTTCAAACATTTTGGTCTGATTTAG
- a CDS encoding Pr6Pr family membrane protein → MRALFIRWNIGFKVMIAGAAFIGVAMQLFKYGGYMLRYYTVQSNLLVGFFMLYLLYQYAHQGHWTKGQMRLKGGLTMAIVLTGAVYHIMLRPQKTSEEFWTVENFLVHYIVPWGTLLDCLVFDKAKCYRWSDPLWWTLVPIAYAISAVWIGVTLRLPIEDNADSPFPYFFLNVDKYGYNGIFKYVIALALGFFLFSYLLVCSKQLFSMKKKAK, encoded by the coding sequence TTGAGAGCATTATTTATACGGTGGAATATTGGTTTTAAAGTGATGATTGCAGGTGCTGCTTTTATAGGAGTGGCTATGCAATTATTTAAGTATGGTGGGTATATGCTGCGTTATTATACGGTGCAATCGAATTTATTGGTTGGCTTTTTTATGTTGTATTTATTATATCAGTACGCACATCAAGGTCATTGGACAAAAGGGCAGATGCGTTTGAAAGGTGGTCTTACAATGGCGATTGTGTTGACTGGAGCTGTGTATCATATTATGCTCAGACCACAAAAAACGAGCGAAGAATTTTGGACTGTGGAAAATTTTTTAGTGCATTATATTGTACCATGGGGAACTTTGTTGGATTGTTTAGTATTTGATAAGGCAAAATGTTATCGCTGGAGTGACCCACTATGGTGGACGCTTGTACCGATTGCTTATGCTATCTCGGCTGTTTGGATTGGCGTAACATTGCGACTGCCAATTGAAGATAATGCAGATAGTCCATTCCCATATTTCTTTTTAAATGTGGATAAATATGGATATAATGGCATATTTAAATATGTTATAGCCTTGGCACTTGGATTTTTCTTGTTCTCATATCTATTAGTGTGTAGTAAGCAGTTATTTTCAATGAAAAAGAAAGCTAAATAA
- a CDS encoding carboxylesterase/lipase family protein, whose product MKNYLLKIFAALMLLLCSASMSVKVLAEEEQNDVLIRNIASGQIKGNLDSEHNVLEWLGVPYAKAPEGEFRWKAPQPVDSFESVFDATKAAEPFVQLSREGLVGTESSLNLDIVRPNTDEENLPVYVFLHGGNNQTGHAQEIKGNTFANDINAVYVSINYRLGALGFNPLAALKHGTDEENSGNFTLLDIAAALDWVQENIAAFGGNKDNVTLVGFSAGGRDVMATLISPMFAGKFHRAISYSGGMTLADEVESQQIFAKAIASLVVEDGVKATEEEAIEWLLQDEQEVTDYLYGLSAERLAGLMGNAGIRMSVFPHLYKDGVVIPKEGFETDKFNDVPLMLVTGTNEFSLFSAFDAYFGKHVGDGTLFSDEKLSKEFAYVRKYGGALYRLSNTVDSARMLDGKYQSPIYISEISYGDNAEVTPKLNTLLGSFHGVFEPLLQAPSNYADFIADEFETEGAKELSKIFKEYLKAFVANGNPNADGLPEWQQWTAAESQVLQLDADKDKSLVEMIADKEMPADIIEQMLADTSIDEETKEMLHKSVLNGRWFSQPIDAMYE is encoded by the coding sequence ATGAAAAACTATTTGTTAAAAATATTTGCAGCCTTAATGCTATTATTATGTTCTGCGTCAATGAGTGTTAAAGTTTTAGCTGAAGAAGAACAAAATGACGTGTTAATTCGTAACATTGCAAGTGGTCAAATTAAAGGTAATTTAGATAGTGAACATAATGTTTTAGAGTGGTTAGGAGTTCCGTATGCGAAAGCTCCAGAAGGCGAATTTCGTTGGAAAGCCCCACAACCTGTGGATTCGTTTGAATCAGTATTTGATGCGACTAAAGCTGCTGAACCATTTGTTCAATTATCGAGAGAGGGATTAGTTGGAACGGAATCTTCATTGAATCTTGATATTGTGCGACCTAATACAGACGAAGAAAATTTACCAGTTTATGTATTTTTACATGGTGGTAATAATCAAACAGGACATGCACAAGAAATTAAAGGTAATACATTTGCTAATGATATTAATGCTGTCTATGTATCGATTAATTATCGATTAGGAGCGTTAGGCTTTAACCCATTAGCAGCATTAAAGCATGGAACAGATGAAGAAAATTCAGGTAACTTTACATTATTAGATATTGCAGCTGCATTGGATTGGGTACAAGAAAATATTGCTGCATTCGGTGGTAACAAAGATAATGTGACATTAGTTGGTTTTTCAGCTGGTGGACGTGATGTCATGGCGACTCTAATCTCGCCTATGTTTGCAGGCAAATTTCATCGTGCCATTTCTTATAGTGGTGGTATGACCTTAGCTGATGAAGTTGAATCACAACAAATTTTTGCTAAGGCAATTGCTAGTTTAGTTGTTGAAGACGGTGTCAAAGCAACGGAAGAAGAGGCAATCGAATGGTTATTGCAAGATGAGCAAGAAGTAACAGATTACTTATATGGTTTATCAGCAGAACGTTTGGCAGGCTTAATGGGCAATGCTGGTATTAGAATGTCTGTGTTTCCACATTTATATAAAGACGGTGTTGTGATTCCGAAAGAAGGATTTGAAACAGATAAATTTAATGATGTTCCATTGATGTTAGTAACTGGAACGAATGAATTTTCATTGTTCTCTGCTTTTGACGCTTATTTTGGTAAGCATGTAGGGGACGGTACATTATTTAGTGATGAAAAATTGAGTAAAGAATTTGCTTATGTTAGAAAATATGGTGGTGCATTATATCGTCTATCTAATACAGTCGATAGTGCACGTATGTTAGACGGTAAATATCAATCGCCAATCTATATTAGTGAAATTTCTTATGGTGATAACGCAGAAGTTACACCAAAATTAAACACACTTCTAGGTTCGTTCCATGGAGTTTTTGAACCATTATTACAAGCTCCGTCAAATTATGCTGATTTTATCGCAGATGAATTTGAAACGGAGGGTGCTAAAGAGTTAAGCAAAATATTTAAAGAATATTTAAAAGCATTTGTAGCAAATGGTAATCCAAACGCAGACGGACTTCCGGAATGGCAACAATGGACAGCGGCAGAAAGCCAAGTGCTTCAATTAGATGCTGATAAAGATAAATCATTAGTTGAGATGATAGCAGATAAAGAAATGCCAGCAGATATTATTGAACAAATGCTAGCAGATACAAGTATCGATGAAGAAACAAAAGAAATGCTGCATAAATCAGTCTTAAACGGACGCTGGTTCAGCCAACCAATTGATGCAATGTACGAGTAA
- the msrB gene encoding peptide-methionine (R)-S-oxide reductase MsrB produces MQDKTRLLFIVGKILMVIAVIFLGSRLFSSTASSAEKMKEASMSQPNETAQKEKKETMKEDIKEIYLAGGCFWGVEEYFSRVDGVTDAVSGYANGKGTTTKYELLSQTGHAETVKVSYDSTKISLREILLHYFRIIDPTSVNQQGNDRGTQYRTGVYYTDNEDSAIIEKVFDEQANKLDKPLAVEKGALDNFIEAEEYHQDYLKKNPNGYCHINVNQASYPVIDESLYSKPSDEEIKKMLTPEEYAVTQKNDTERAFSNRYWDKFDEGIYVDIVTGEPLFSSKDKYESGCGWPSFSKPISPDVATYKEDKSFNMVRTEVRSRVGDSHLGHVFTDGPKDKGGLRYCINSLSIKFIPKDEMESQGYGYLLDYVGN; encoded by the coding sequence ATGCAAGATAAAACAAGATTACTCTTTATAGTAGGAAAAATACTCATGGTCATTGCCGTTATCTTTTTAGGAAGCCGATTATTTAGCTCGACAGCTTCTTCTGCTGAAAAGATGAAAGAGGCTTCTATGAGCCAACCAAATGAAACTGCACAAAAGGAGAAAAAAGAAACAATGAAAGAAGATATTAAAGAAATCTACCTTGCTGGGGGTTGTTTCTGGGGAGTAGAAGAATATTTCTCACGTGTAGACGGTGTCACTGATGCTGTATCCGGATATGCTAATGGTAAAGGAACAACAACTAAATATGAATTACTCAGCCAAACAGGTCATGCTGAAACAGTAAAAGTTAGCTATGATTCAACAAAAATTTCTTTACGTGAAATTTTATTACACTACTTCCGTATCATTGATCCGACAAGTGTTAACCAACAAGGTAATGATAGAGGAACTCAATATAGAACTGGTGTTTATTATACAGATAATGAAGATTCTGCAATTATTGAAAAAGTATTCGATGAACAAGCTAATAAATTAGATAAACCACTTGCAGTAGAAAAAGGTGCTCTTGATAATTTTATTGAAGCAGAAGAATATCATCAAGATTACCTTAAAAAGAATCCAAATGGTTACTGCCACATTAATGTCAATCAAGCAAGTTATCCAGTAATTGACGAAAGTCTATATTCAAAACCAAGTGATGAAGAAATCAAAAAAATGTTAACTCCTGAAGAATATGCTGTGACTCAAAAAAATGATACTGAACGTGCATTTTCAAATCGTTACTGGGATAAGTTTGATGAAGGTATTTACGTTGACATTGTAACAGGTGAACCACTCTTCTCTTCTAAAGATAAATATGAATCTGGTTGTGGCTGGCCAAGTTTTTCAAAACCAATCAGTCCAGATGTCGCAACTTATAAAGAAGATAAAAGTTTTAATATGGTGCGTACAGAAGTTAGAAGTCGTGTCGGCGATTCACACTTAGGTCATGTCTTTACTGACGGTCCAAAAGATAAAGGTGGATTACGCTACTGTATTAATAGCTTATCTATTAAATTTATTCCAAAAGATGAAATGGAAAGCCAAGGATATGGCTATTTATTAGATTATGTTGGTAACTAA
- a CDS encoding response regulator, translating to MIVEDEYIVRKGISSLINFENFKMTISAEAENGLEAWELFQKEPVDILLTDINMPHMNGIHLAKLIREHYPATHIVFLTGYDDFEYALSAVKIGADDYLLKPFSKSDVEEMLQKIKTKLDLENKNQQITDLVQQSETSNLAQLVQEHLADQHLTLKSLAHDLGFSPSHFSVIFKKEIGIPFQDYLIQERIKKAKLLLLTTDLKIYAIAEQVGFEDMNYFSQRFKQIVGMTPSQFKKGGQL from the coding sequence ATGATTGTAGAAGATGAATATATTGTGCGTAAAGGTATCTCATCTTTAATTAATTTTGAAAATTTTAAAATGACGATTAGTGCAGAAGCTGAAAATGGCTTGGAAGCATGGGAATTATTTCAAAAAGAACCTGTTGATATTCTATTGACCGACATCAATATGCCCCATATGAATGGTATTCATCTTGCAAAATTAATACGAGAACATTATCCTGCAACTCATATCGTATTTTTAACTGGATATGATGATTTTGAATACGCCCTTTCAGCAGTTAAAATCGGAGCTGATGATTATCTTTTAAAACCTTTTTCAAAGTCAGATGTTGAAGAAATGTTACAGAAGATAAAAACGAAATTAGATTTAGAAAATAAAAATCAACAAATAACAGACCTTGTTCAGCAAAGTGAAACATCCAATCTAGCTCAATTAGTACAAGAACACTTAGCTGATCAGCATTTAACATTAAAATCACTAGCACATGATCTTGGTTTTAGTCCATCACATTTTAGTGTAATATTTAAAAAAGAAATTGGGATTCCTTTCCAAGATTATCTCATTCAGGAACGAATCAAGAAAGCAAAATTACTGCTGCTAACGACAGACTTAAAGATTTATGCAATTGCAGAACAAGTAGGGTTTGAAGATATGAACTACTTTTCACAGCGTTTCAAACAAATCGTTGGCATGACACCAAGTCAATTTAAAAAAGGAGGTCAGCTATGA